In one Choloepus didactylus isolate mChoDid1 chromosome 1, mChoDid1.pri, whole genome shotgun sequence genomic region, the following are encoded:
- the LOC119528692 gene encoding stress-associated endoplasmic reticulum protein 1-like: MVAKQWIRMANEKHSKNITQRGNVAKTSRNTPEEKASVGPWLLALFIFVVCGSAIFQIIQSIRMGM; the protein is encoded by the coding sequence ATGGTCGCCAAGCAGTGGATCCGTATGGCCAACGAGAAGCACAGCAAGAACATCACCCAGCGCGGCAACGTCGCCAAGACCTCGAGAAATACCCCCGAAGAGAAGGCATCTGTAGGACCCTGGTTGTTAGCGctcttcatttttgttgtttgcGGCTCTGCAATTTTCCAGATTATTCAAAGTATCAGGATGGGCATGTGA